The Drosophila innubila isolate TH190305 chromosome 3R unlocalized genomic scaffold, UK_Dinn_1.0 2_E_3R, whole genome shotgun sequence genome has a segment encoding these proteins:
- the LOC117789904 gene encoding leucine-rich repeat extensin-like protein 5 isoform X1: protein MVAWLTAKAVAIFLGLSATAFCVATIVLAVEKASLENDLQDARDKIEVLTGTTTTSNPNTTPSDGTDTTPGGGTTPSGGTTPSGGTTPGGGTTPGGGTTPSTGTSPGASPSSPNPIFPTLPTGLPKPEDP, encoded by the exons ATGGTTGCCT GGCTAACGGCCAAAGCGGTGGCCATATTTTTGGGTCTGAGTGCAACTGCTTTCTGTGTCGCTACGATTGTGTTGGCTGTGGAGAAAGCGAGTCTAGAGAATGATCTACAGGATGCGAGGGATAAGATAGAGGTGCTCacaggaacaacaaccacGAGTAATCCCAATACTACTCCTAGTGACGGAACAGACACTACTCCTGGTGGTGGCACTACTCCTAGTGGTGGCACTACTCCTAGTGGAGGCACTACTCCTGGTGGTGGCACTACTCCTGGTGGAGGAACGACGCCAAGCACAGGCACCTCACCCGGTGCATCGCCGAGCAGCCCAAATCCCATATTTCCCACCCTCCCGACTGGACTTCCCAAGCCCGAAGAC ccATAG
- the LOC117789904 gene encoding uncharacterized protein LOC117789904 isoform X2, which translates to MGKLMENLKDKVTAERVAIFFGLVTTLLVVALVVVVVHRDNLLLQLSEAKEKLDVLEDYIQNKVLSDSAKHSHSEF; encoded by the exons atgggcaaattaatggaaaatttaaagg atAAAGTGACAGCGGAGCGTGTTGCAATCTTCTTTGGATTGGTGACGACTCTTCTGGTTGTGGCacttgtggttgttgtggtgcaCAGAgacaatttgttgctgcagttgtccGAGGCCAAAGAGAAACTAGATGTGCTGGAGGATTATATACAGAACAAAGTCTTGTCTGATAGTGCAAAGCATTCGCACAGCGAATTCTGA